The DNA window AACCCACTCCGGGATGAATCCCTCCCAGACATCGACAAAAATCATGTCGATCACCTGCCCGTGAAACCAGGGCGTCGGTGATCCGTAGGGGGCGTTGTGAAGAAAAACCCCGTAGAATGTACTGTCGATAACGTTACCAACAGCCCCGGCCAGAATCATCGCTATCGCCCAAAGCAATCCATTCGGGGCTCCCCGATGGGCCAGATGCACCAGATAGTAGCCAATGCCGACCATGGCAAACAGCCGAAAGACGCTCAGCAATAACTTCCCGTATTCGTAGCCAAGCTGCATCCCAAACGCCATTCCTGGATTAAGCACATAATGCAGCTTAAACCAGTCGCCAATCAGTTTGACCTGACCAGCGAAGCCCGGTTCCATGTAGTGGTGAACGGCCAGTTTCGATCCCTGATCGATAGCAATCAGCACTACAGTCAGTAGGAAAAAGGGGAACGGATTTTTCTTGATCATAAAAAAATTTGGCCCAGCCAGTTGGCCGGGCCAGAGTTACTAAAGGCTATTCCAGACTGTGTTCGCAATGACTATCTGTTGTGAACCAGTGGTAGGTACGCTACTTTTCGCACCCTTTCCGACGTTTCAGTTCATCGCGCACGAGCATATACTCGCGGCTGCTCTGTCCGGCTATCGACTTATTCTCTTCGGCCCGACGGAACAGGTACGGCATTACCGTTTCAACAGGGCCGTATGGTACGTACTTGGCCACGTTGTATCCGGCTGTTGCCAGATTGTACGAGATGTTATCACTCATACCCAGCAGCTGCGCAAAGTAAATATGCTGGTCGTTGTGGTCGATACCCAGCGCCTGCATTTTCTGCACGCAGTACTGGCAGCTGTATTCGTTGTGCGTGCCGAGGCAGAAGGAAACGACGTCGCGGTTTTCCAAGCAGAAATCGATTGCGAGGTTGAAGTCGCGGTCGGTGTCTTCTTTCGTGGCCTGAATCGGGTCCTGATACTCTTCTTCGTGTGAGCGCAGCCGTTCTTTCTCCAGATAAGCGCCCCGCACCAGTTTAACACCCAGGAAATACCCTTTCGCGTGCGCTTCCTGAAGGTCACGATTAAGCCGGTCAAGGCTCTCCCAACGATACATCTGATACGTGTTGTACACGATCGGTTTCTCGTGGTTGAAGCGGTCCATCATGGCATACGCCAGTGTATCGATCGTGTCTTGAATCCAGCTTTCCTCGGCATCGATAAAGATGCGAACGTTCCGCTCGAAAGCACGGCGACACAGTGAATCGACCCGCTTCAATACGCGGTCAAACTGCGCTTTCTGGTCCTTATCGAGCGAGTTGCCCAGCTGTACGGCTTCAAGCAGCTCGGTCGATGCCAGTCCGGTTATCTTGAAGACAGTAAAGGGGATGTCGGCTGATTCGTTGGCCCGTTCGATGGTACGCATGATTTCAAGCGTCGTCTCGTCAAAGCTTTTTTCATCATCCTCACCTTCAACCGAATAGTCAAGAATGGTACCTACGTGTGCGTCGTGCAGGTGGCGGATAGTCGGTTCTGAGTCACGAATACTTTCTCCTCCACAGAATTGCTCAAAAATCGTGTGTTTAATCAGCGATTTGATGGGCAGGTGAAGGCGGAGGGCAAGTTTTATGAAAAAAGTACCTAAATTTACCAGCCAACCCTTATTCATCAACGCAAAAAGCCAGTACGTCTTTCTAAGTTTGGCGTTCGACTGAGCTGAAAACGCAATCGAGGTATCTTCGAAAGAGACTGGTCCGACCTGAGTGCTGTGTTTACCAGCGTCTGTTCGGCCGGCTTCAAGCGAGCCCTCGGCCCATTCACCGGCCACAGGCAATACATTACTTCGGTTCGACATATCAGTGCTCCGTTTTGACGGTGCTACGTCCATAGCGTTAGATGCGTGTCGGTAAGACGACCGAAATATAGAAGGAAATTTCGGTCAATGGATTAAACTCCCCGATACGGCTTGTTCAAGAAACAAAATTCAGTTGTAGACAAAGTGGGGAACTAGCCTAAAACACAACTAGTTCCCCCTGCAAATATACCACAAAATCAGATTTAAAGTTCCTTGTTTAGTCC is part of the Spirosoma rhododendri genome and encodes:
- a CDS encoding proline dehydrogenase family protein, with protein sequence MNKGWLVNLGTFFIKLALRLHLPIKSLIKHTIFEQFCGGESIRDSEPTIRHLHDAHVGTILDYSVEGEDDEKSFDETTLEIMRTIERANESADIPFTVFKITGLASTELLEAVQLGNSLDKDQKAQFDRVLKRVDSLCRRAFERNVRIFIDAEESWIQDTIDTLAYAMMDRFNHEKPIVYNTYQMYRWESLDRLNRDLQEAHAKGYFLGVKLVRGAYLEKERLRSHEEEYQDPIQATKEDTDRDFNLAIDFCLENRDVVSFCLGTHNEYSCQYCVQKMQALGIDHNDQHIYFAQLLGMSDNISYNLATAGYNVAKYVPYGPVETVMPYLFRRAEENKSIAGQSSREYMLVRDELKRRKGCEK
- a CDS encoding lipoprotein signal peptidase; the protein is MIKKNPFPFFLLTVVLIAIDQGSKLAVHHYMEPGFAGQVKLIGDWFKLHYVLNPGMAFGMQLGYEYGKLLLSVFRLFAMVGIGYYLVHLAHRGAPNGLLWAIAMILAGAVGNVIDSTFYGVFLHNAPYGSPTPWFHGQVIDMIFVDVWEGFIPEWVPVWGGQYYSTPIFNIADSCIFIGVCLILLFQRRFFGGFDPEDGMLPTSGPDATQASVLPMSEVEEESTPTPAHSDRTDESTDDTRRNDIHGVSATPTIPKED